A window from Rana temporaria chromosome 8, aRanTem1.1, whole genome shotgun sequence encodes these proteins:
- the YBX3 gene encoding Y-box-binding protein 3 — MSEVTAEEPKPKAAGSEPNTAPSTTGEVERKVLATKVQGTVKWFNVRNGYGFINRNDTKEDVFVHQTAIKKNNPRKYLRSVGDGEVVEFDVVAGEKGAEAANVTGPKGAPVQGSRYAADRRRYRRGYYGRRRGPPREGGDEEIKDDAPEAAQPQQPIRQPTNYRGRYRRPVSQPRSSLPTGENENKENQLETGALEQQNRRGFRRPYNYRRRPNQANAPTPGGKETTKPAESTAEKPVPVVEKSNAV; from the exons ATGAGTGAAGTAACAGCTGAAGAACCAAAGCCCAAGGCTGCTGGGAGTGAACCAAACACAGCTCCGTCTACTACAGGAGAAGTAGAGAGGAAAGTACTGG caacTAAAGTACAGGGAACAGTGAAATGGTTCAACGTGAGAAACGGCTATGGATTCATAAACCG GAATGACACTAAAGAAGATGTCTTTGTCCACCAG ACAGCAATCAAGAAAAATAATCCTCGCAAATACCTGCGGAGCGTAGGGGATGGAGAGGTGGTGGAGTTTGATGTTGTTGCTGGGGAAAAG GGTGCCGAGGCAGCTAATGTAACAGGCCCGAAAGGAGCTCCCGTCCAAGGAAGTCGATATGCTGCCGACAGGCGCAGATACCGCCGTGGGTACTATGGACGCAGAAGGGGACCTCCAAGAGAG GGAGGAGATGAAGAAATAAAAGATGATGCTCCTGAAGCAGCTCAGCCCCAGCAACCAATTCGCCAACCTACCAACTACCGAGGAAGGTATCGCCG ACCTGTGTCTCAACCCAGATCTTCTCTACCTactggagaaaatgaaaataaagaaaaccaaCTTGAGACAGGGGCTCTAGAACAACAGAACCGTCGTGGTTTCAGAAGACCATACAATTATCGTCGTCGCCCTAATCAGGCAAATGCTCCAACACCGGGGGGCAAGGAAACAACAAAG